The genomic window AATTTATGGGAGGAATTTCCTTTGGTGGAGCGCATCGGTGTAGTACTCTCTATCGTTTTTGTTGTTTTTGGCGTAATTTGTAGTATCGTAGGTATGGTACTTGGTTCGATAACAACAGGTATTGTAGGTTTTAGTCTTTATATTATGAGCATCCTTTCTCTTCTTCGAGGTGTGGTTGTCTATAATCATTTTTCTTCGAATTACCTAGTTTATGGCTCTTTAAATGCGAAATATCAACAAAGAGAGTTTTGGGAAAATATTTGTGAATGCCCCGATCATGTCTTATGTAGCTAAAATTATAGATTTTCAGCTTAGAGAAATTGGTTTTAGAAGATAGCCATTAATCCTTGATAATCAATCATGTAAAAATGATTTTTTACTTTTGAAATCGATTGATTTTTATTATTTGCATCTTAGAATGACTTTATAAGAGTCTTTGTCTTTTTACTTATGTTTTTCCCCATCAAGGCCATTTTTAGGGGTTCTTGTTCTGGGTTGCCGTATTATTTTTTGAATTTCTTGCTTTTGGAGTGTAGACTCCAATGACGGCACCCACACGTCCAAATCCTTTTTCCTCCGGCAATGATGCTCAAGGGAGTGCGGAAGTTCGTAATGATGAAAATATAGAATCGGTATCTGAAATTAGCAATCAACAAGCTAGTTCAAGTAATCGGATAGCTGTTATTTCTATTCCCGAAGCTATAGTTCCTGTCTCTCAGAATAGATCCTTAATACTTGCAACTCCTGCAATACGTTTCCTTGTTCAACATCTACCTTCAGGAAATTCTCTTCCTAGACAATACCATCGCGTGGGCGTCGGATATGTCAACGGTAGCTCTTCAACATATCGTGAAGCTATGGTAGAAGCTATTCATTTAAGCGAAGCTTTGGTCGGAGGTCCTGTTTTAGGAGTTTATCATTCAGGGAGAGAGTTAACCCGAAGATATCTTACTTTTTTAGGTTCCCTTTCTCAAGATTCTGTAGTGTGTCAGGTTTTGCTTGCTGTTTGGGAAGAGTATTTTTCTCAGCATCCTGAGGGATGTTTTTTACAATATTTCTATGGTGATGGAGGGCATGTCATTGATGCGGCTCTAGCTGCAACTCCCTATATAGATAGGATAGAAGTTATAGGGATCAGCCCGACATTTTATCCTAGAGTGGGTCGTGTCACAACCTACCGATTATCAGGAGATGTTACATCACTTCTAGATCGTGAGGGTTTTCTTCTTTCTCAACCTAGAACTCTTTCTTACTCTCACAATTCTTTCGGAGTATTTTTCCCTTCATTTTGTGATCCTGCTTTCTTAACGGCAATACGCTCGCATATGTTAGAAGCAGCTCATGTAACTGTTTTACATCAGACAGTTGGACCTTCGACTTCTTTGATTAATGTTAATGCTTGGGAGGGCATATTAGCGAATAATCAGGTAGAGCTGATTAGCTTTTCTCCAGGAAATTCGACATTTTTTGATAGGGTAATTTCCTTGGCAAACTCACCTTTAACATTTACAGATACCGCAGAAAACTATGTAGCTCCTGGATTTATAGAAAGGTGTACTGTTGGATTGAGTATGATAGTTAGAGTGATGGATATCGTCACACTATTTTTCTGGACATCCGATGGTGAAACAATGGTTTCCATAGGTATATGTGCAGGGATTATGGGACTAGCTCTTGCACGCTACAGTCTTATTGTTTTTACAAATTCTCAGCGTCGTAGACGACGTTTTCGTTGGCTAAGACTTTTTGCTCTTGCCTGTGCACCCATGGAGATATTGGTAAATACCGCAGATATAGTGAATGCTTTGCGTTTGCTTATCGGTTACCGTATGGATGGGTGTGACACAGCGTTGTACGCCATGCTTTTAAATCTCGGTATCTTTTTAAATGTTCAGGAATTGATAACTTTTCCTTTAACACGCGTTCGTGGAGCATTGCAGGAGTATAGCTTTCGCGTATTATCTTTGAGAACATCAAGAGAAATTTCAGAGGAGCAAAATCAACAAGGTGCGGTTGTTCCTGCAGGCAGAGATATGGTGCAAGATGCGCGTATGGTTTCAGAGGCTGCTTTAGTAGCTGTGCACGGATTGATATTCCCCTACGTTTCTATGGTGATATCTATGGCGGGAATATCTTTGCATTCTAGTTGTCGTACGGTAAATGGTACAGAAGAAGATGTAATCACACATCCTTTCCCACCATTTTCGGAGGCTCTAGAGGATGGAGATGTCTACGCTGTTAGCCAGGTAGTTAATGTGGTGTTTTGCTTTTTCTTTTTTATAGCAAATCTAGTGATCTTCACCAGGATTTTCCGTATTCCTCAT from Chlamydia sp. 04-14 includes these protein-coding regions:
- a CDS encoding DUF687 family protein, with the translated sequence MTAPTRPNPFSSGNDAQGSAEVRNDENIESVSEISNQQASSSNRIAVISIPEAIVPVSQNRSLILATPAIRFLVQHLPSGNSLPRQYHRVGVGYVNGSSSTYREAMVEAIHLSEALVGGPVLGVYHSGRELTRRYLTFLGSLSQDSVVCQVLLAVWEEYFSQHPEGCFLQYFYGDGGHVIDAALAATPYIDRIEVIGISPTFYPRVGRVTTYRLSGDVTSLLDREGFLLSQPRTLSYSHNSFGVFFPSFCDPAFLTAIRSHMLEAAHVTVLHQTVGPSTSLINVNAWEGILANNQVELISFSPGNSTFFDRVISLANSPLTFTDTAENYVAPGFIERCTVGLSMIVRVMDIVTLFFWTSDGETMVSIGICAGIMGLALARYSLIVFTNSQRRRRRFRWLRLFALACAPMEILVNTADIVNALRLLIGYRMDGCDTALYAMLLNLGIFLNVQELITFPLTRVRGALQEYSFRVLSLRTSREISEEQNQQGAVVPAGRDMVQDARMVSEAALVAVHGLIFPYVSMVISMAGISLHSSCRTVNGTEEDVITHPFPPFSEALEDGDVYAVSQVVNVVFCFFFFIANLVIFTRIFRIPHRRR